Proteins from a genomic interval of Streptomyces sp. Tu6071:
- a CDS encoding tetratricopeptide repeat protein, producing MAQESAGRAGLRAEHRAEAERLLTRSVDEEVRRGGGKLDATVLLGRARAAVDEWTAPAAEEYAAYTAALDEAAAGAVSISTAFSPRTLGGPLLVTATATAAAFVADVVLGTGVGAAVGAGATVAVAGAATTFVKATAGYWPAAHHRAGALGQPGGLEQARLQWLTALEVRGIRPYLDQQRLLARSVAAGTGGRSTGRRSGLVRTTDRGAAARRRSVLEQSFAHLPEADGVFAGRRAELAEIARLVGAARAATRTRPVVVVLHGEPGAGRTTLAVRAAHALRDQFKGACVVDLRGGSPDTPPLPTRDALMHLLNRLGAPREQLLFRDRSSSEQQVRKLTELYRKHLHGLPVAVILDDASDAAQVRALLPEHSDSLVLVTARAPLDLTDPGADSAEEDGAWVHQFPVGALEAAGAEEVVRAGAGPLTGPYDAEAMDGIGELCGGLPLALRIAGSALGARTPRGLVADLAAYGPVAPVERALWLRYTDLAPEGQRLLRRLALAGRASLGAGAAAALLDVPERTATGLLAELAAAGLVDHVRGDRYRLHDVVRAFARTRLADEEEAAERTAALERLIVDYGELADAVIRLVDGKTSTRVGAPGPHGFASLEAALGWLDEESSFITAALRQAEGVDQRAVLDLLGALCDYCLLRGDLYRLGEISEVTEAVDKGLLGRSVQWRKGIAARQLGELDTARTTLASVVDLYREARNEPGTARALGSLGITLHHQGRLPEAAEKLREAVALQSGPALGGDRGWTLHALAAVERDRGYPGEALTLLRESLALHRDNESVHGLAWAHYQLGQVWLRLDEVARASDSLQEALELYGRTRDGRGEAWALTQLARAELVAGDSAAAVEGLRAALSRHRENEDARGEAWTRYYLGQALDAEGVGDPALRELERARTMFSRMRDVYGLACSRHHSARLTRDHRAARTGSLRNSGFARQLLVDARADFRRMALAHGEAWTCLELAVIDAGNARLAQAVELAEEAGRLFGSYGDRRGGDWARFLHASLLPYASAGGFEVGAAVAEEELTALAAAPHPARDEALGGYVEGYRLLLGRGAVPEDGWQGWRLGMIPGRHAREVMGVEADRAGW from the coding sequence ATGGCGCAGGAGTCGGCGGGGCGGGCGGGGCTGCGGGCCGAGCATCGGGCGGAGGCGGAGCGGCTGTTGACGCGTTCCGTGGACGAGGAGGTGCGGCGCGGCGGCGGGAAGCTCGACGCGACCGTGCTGCTCGGGCGGGCGAGGGCGGCAGTGGACGAGTGGACGGCTCCCGCGGCGGAGGAGTACGCGGCGTACACGGCGGCGCTCGACGAGGCGGCGGCGGGCGCGGTCAGCATCTCCACTGCCTTCTCGCCGCGCACCCTCGGCGGTCCGCTGCTCGTCACGGCGACGGCGACGGCCGCCGCCTTCGTCGCGGACGTCGTGCTGGGCACGGGGGTCGGGGCGGCCGTCGGGGCCGGTGCCACGGTCGCGGTGGCGGGCGCGGCGACGACCTTCGTGAAGGCGACGGCCGGGTACTGGCCGGCCGCGCACCACCGGGCCGGGGCCCTGGGCCAGCCCGGCGGGCTCGAACAGGCCCGCCTGCAGTGGCTCACGGCCCTGGAGGTCCGGGGCATCCGCCCGTACCTCGACCAACAGCGCCTGCTGGCCCGTAGCGTGGCGGCGGGCACGGGCGGCAGGAGCACGGGGCGGCGCTCCGGGCTCGTCCGGACGACGGACCGCGGGGCCGCGGCGCGGCGCCGCTCGGTGCTGGAGCAGTCCTTCGCGCACCTCCCGGAGGCGGACGGGGTGTTCGCGGGGCGGCGGGCCGAACTCGCGGAGATCGCGCGGCTCGTGGGCGCGGCGCGGGCGGCGACGCGGACGCGACCGGTCGTCGTGGTGCTGCACGGGGAGCCGGGCGCCGGCCGGACGACGCTCGCGGTACGGGCCGCGCACGCGCTGCGGGATCAGTTCAAGGGCGCCTGCGTCGTGGACCTGCGCGGCGGCAGCCCGGACACCCCGCCGCTCCCGACCCGCGACGCGCTCATGCACCTGCTCAACCGCCTCGGCGCCCCGCGCGAGCAACTGCTCTTCCGGGACCGCAGCTCTTCGGAGCAACAGGTGCGGAAGCTCACGGAGTTGTACCGCAAGCACCTGCACGGGCTGCCGGTCGCGGTGATCCTGGACGACGCCTCCGACGCGGCGCAGGTACGGGCCCTGCTGCCCGAGCACTCCGACAGCCTCGTCCTGGTGACGGCGCGCGCCCCGCTGGACCTGACCGATCCGGGTGCCGACTCGGCCGAGGAGGACGGCGCCTGGGTGCACCAGTTCCCGGTGGGGGCGCTCGAAGCGGCGGGCGCGGAGGAGGTCGTACGGGCGGGCGCGGGGCCGCTGACCGGCCCGTACGACGCCGAAGCGATGGACGGGATCGGGGAGTTGTGCGGCGGGCTGCCGCTCGCGCTGCGGATCGCGGGCTCGGCGCTCGGGGCGCGCACCCCGCGCGGCCTCGTCGCCGACCTCGCCGCCTACGGTCCCGTCGCCCCGGTGGAGCGGGCGCTGTGGCTGCGGTACACGGACCTCGCGCCCGAGGGGCAGCGGTTGTTGCGGCGGCTCGCGCTCGCGGGCCGGGCCTCGCTCGGCGCGGGCGCGGCGGCGGCGCTGCTCGACGTGCCGGAGCGGACGGCGACGGGGCTGCTCGCCGAACTGGCGGCGGCCGGGCTCGTCGACCACGTGCGCGGGGACAGGTACCGGCTCCACGACGTCGTCAGGGCGTTCGCGCGCACGCGACTCGCGGACGAGGAGGAGGCGGCGGAGCGGACCGCCGCGCTGGAGCGGTTGATCGTCGACTACGGCGAACTGGCGGACGCGGTGATCCGGCTCGTGGACGGCAAGACGTCCACGCGGGTCGGCGCCCCCGGCCCGCACGGATTCGCCTCGCTGGAGGCGGCCTTGGGGTGGCTGGACGAGGAATCCAGCTTCATCACGGCGGCGTTGCGGCAGGCGGAGGGGGTCGACCAGCGCGCGGTGCTCGATCTGCTCGGCGCGCTGTGCGACTACTGCCTGCTGCGCGGGGACCTCTACCGCCTGGGCGAGATCAGCGAGGTGACGGAGGCGGTGGACAAGGGGCTGCTCGGGCGCTCGGTGCAGTGGCGCAAGGGCATCGCGGCACGGCAGCTCGGCGAGCTGGACACGGCCCGTACGACGCTCGCCTCCGTCGTCGACCTGTACCGCGAGGCGCGCAACGAGCCCGGCACGGCGCGCGCGCTCGGCTCGCTCGGCATCACCCTGCACCACCAGGGGCGCCTGCCCGAGGCGGCCGAGAAGCTGCGCGAGGCGGTGGCGCTCCAGAGCGGGCCCGCGCTCGGCGGCGACCGGGGCTGGACGCTCCACGCGCTCGCCGCCGTGGAGCGCGACCGGGGATACCCGGGCGAGGCGCTCACGCTCCTGCGGGAATCGCTCGCCCTGCACCGCGACAACGAGTCCGTGCACGGACTCGCCTGGGCGCACTACCAGTTGGGCCAGGTGTGGCTGCGGCTCGACGAGGTCGCGCGGGCCTCGGACTCGCTCCAGGAGGCGCTGGAGCTGTACGGGCGCACGCGCGACGGGCGCGGCGAGGCGTGGGCACTGACCCAGCTCGCGCGCGCCGAGCTGGTCGCCGGGGACTCGGCGGCGGCCGTCGAGGGGCTGCGCGCCGCGCTGAGCCGCCACCGCGAGAACGAGGACGCGCGCGGCGAGGCGTGGACGCGGTACTACCTGGGGCAGGCGCTCGACGCGGAGGGCGTCGGGGACCCGGCGCTGCGCGAACTGGAGCGGGCGCGCACGATGTTCTCGCGGATGCGGGACGTGTACGGGCTCGCCTGCTCCCGGCACCACTCGGCGCGCCTCACGCGCGACCACCGCGCCGCCCGCACGGGCTCGCTGCGCAACAGCGGCTTCGCGCGCCAGCTCCTCGTCGACGCGCGCGCCGACTTCCGGCGCATGGCGCTCGCGCACGGCGAGGCGTGGACGTGCCTCGAACTGGCGGTGATCGACGCGGGCAACGCGCGGCTCGCGCAGGCGGTCGAGCTGGCCGAGGAGGCGGGCCGGCTCTTCGGCTCGTACGGGGACCGCAGGGGCGGGGACTGGGCGCGCTTCCTGCACGCCTCGCTGCTGCCGTACGCGTCGGCGGGCGGCTTCGAGGTGGGCGCGGCGGTGGCCGAGGAGGAACTGACCGCACTCGCGGCGGCGCCCCACCCGGCCCGCGACGAAGCCCTCGGCGGATACGTGGAGGGCTACCGGCTCCTGCTCGGCCGGGGCGCGGTCCCCGAGGACGGCTGGCAGGGCTGGCGCCTCGGCATGATCCCGGGCCGCCACGCACGGGAGGTCATGGGCGTGGAGGCGGACCGGGCGGGGTGGTGA
- a CDS encoding DUF4307 domain-containing protein, whose product MTATAPGTAEADADAARAFASRYGRDKRTDKQLKTAGAVLGVLFLVVVGWLGWSYIAGQKLSAEVISFDVSSDQHVKVHLEVRKAKDAHGTCTVRSQAADGAEVGRADFRFAQSAQRVDKVVTLRTTARGTTAELIGCHAD is encoded by the coding sequence ATGACGGCGACCGCACCCGGCACGGCCGAGGCCGACGCCGACGCCGCCCGCGCGTTCGCGAGCCGCTACGGGCGCGACAAGCGCACCGACAAGCAGCTCAAGACCGCCGGCGCCGTGCTCGGCGTCCTCTTCCTCGTGGTCGTGGGCTGGCTCGGCTGGAGCTACATCGCCGGGCAGAAGCTGAGCGCCGAGGTCATCTCCTTCGACGTCTCCTCGGACCAGCACGTCAAGGTGCACCTCGAAGTCCGCAAGGCGAAGGACGCGCACGGCACCTGCACCGTCCGCTCGCAGGCCGCCGACGGCGCCGAGGTCGGCCGCGCCGACTTCCGCTTCGCGCAGTCCGCCCAGCGCGTCGACAAGGTCGTGACCCTCCGCACCACCGCGCGCGGCACGACCGCCGAGCTGATCGGCTGCCACGCCGACTAG
- a CDS encoding DUF1702 family protein produces the protein MPHITGRIRRRVLTPKVSETLLEKRGFHRKDPESQRLLETVGARFLEGYGHVVAASSTAEAEEGLRQVPDQFRGFAYEGAGMGAAMLDGIPGLGRGHVRRLLAGEGAAHEYMIYVGIGWSMGRLPKSLWADIDALDPLLRWLVLDGYGFHQAYFRTERYVRQRYREARFPWPAHDHPEYAGNAIDQGIGRALWFVCGTDTDLVADTIGTFPEARRSDLYGGVGLAATYAAGSGERELTGLVKRAGEHRGSLAQGSAFAAEARLRAGLLMPQTARATRVLCGMEPEEAAAITQDVRPRGAATGPLPAYEEWRRAIAARITGGEEGLR, from the coding sequence ATGCCGCACATCACAGGACGGATCCGGCGACGGGTCCTGACACCGAAGGTCTCCGAGACGCTGCTGGAGAAACGCGGATTCCACCGCAAGGACCCGGAGTCCCAGCGCCTGCTGGAGACGGTCGGGGCACGGTTCCTGGAGGGGTACGGCCACGTGGTGGCCGCCTCCTCGACGGCCGAGGCCGAGGAGGGCCTGCGCCAGGTGCCGGACCAGTTCCGCGGCTTCGCCTACGAGGGCGCGGGCATGGGCGCCGCGATGCTCGACGGCATACCGGGCCTGGGCCGCGGCCATGTGCGCCGGCTGCTGGCCGGGGAGGGCGCCGCCCACGAGTACATGATCTACGTCGGCATCGGCTGGTCCATGGGACGGCTGCCGAAGTCCCTGTGGGCCGACATCGACGCCCTCGACCCGCTGCTGCGCTGGCTGGTGCTCGACGGCTACGGCTTCCACCAGGCGTACTTCCGCACGGAGCGCTACGTGCGTCAGCGCTACCGCGAGGCGCGCTTTCCCTGGCCCGCGCACGACCACCCGGAGTACGCGGGCAACGCGATCGACCAGGGCATCGGCCGGGCGCTGTGGTTCGTCTGCGGTACCGACACCGATCTCGTCGCCGACACCATCGGCACGTTCCCCGAGGCCCGCCGGTCCGACCTCTACGGGGGTGTCGGGCTGGCCGCCACGTACGCGGCCGGCTCCGGCGAGCGGGAGCTGACCGGGCTCGTCAAGCGGGCGGGCGAACACCGGGGTTCGCTCGCGCAGGGGAGCGCCTTCGCGGCGGAGGCCCGGCTGCGCGCCGGACTGCTCATGCCGCAGACCGCGCGGGCCACCCGTGTGCTGTGCGGCATGGAGCCCGAGGAGGCGGCGGCCATTACCCAGGACGTGCGCCCGCGCGGTGCGGCGACGGGCCCGCTCCCGGCGTACGAGGAGTGGCGCCGGGCGATCGCCGCCCGGATCACCGGCGGCGAAGAGGGGCTGCGGTGA
- a CDS encoding RraA family protein has product MSDVEESGEFAEFGEVPSTTLAEVLGGAQVMDAGIRPLWGPGPRLAGPAYTVRCVPGDNLMLHAAIYRAAPGSVVVVESGDLEYALAGGNVCAVAQRRGIAGFVVDGVIRDLGEVRAAGFPVYARGIVPVPGTKKGLGSLGEEVRCGGVGVRAGDLVVADEEGVVVTPAARAAEVLRTARERLAAEEAQSLDDWEARHRAKVEEALRAVGYTD; this is encoded by the coding sequence ATGAGTGACGTCGAGGAGTCCGGGGAGTTCGCGGAGTTCGGGGAGGTGCCGTCGACCACCCTGGCCGAGGTGCTGGGCGGGGCGCAGGTCATGGATGCCGGAATACGGCCGCTGTGGGGGCCCGGACCGCGGCTCGCGGGGCCCGCGTACACCGTGCGGTGCGTGCCGGGCGACAACCTCATGCTGCACGCGGCGATCTACCGGGCCGCGCCGGGCTCGGTCGTCGTCGTGGAGTCCGGGGACCTGGAGTACGCGCTCGCGGGCGGGAACGTGTGCGCCGTGGCGCAGCGGCGCGGGATCGCCGGTTTCGTCGTGGACGGCGTGATCCGCGACCTCGGCGAGGTGCGCGCGGCCGGATTCCCCGTGTACGCGCGGGGCATTGTGCCGGTGCCCGGTACGAAGAAGGGGCTCGGCTCGCTCGGCGAGGAGGTGCGCTGCGGGGGCGTGGGCGTACGCGCGGGGGACCTCGTCGTGGCGGACGAGGAGGGCGTCGTCGTGACCCCGGCCGCGCGGGCGGCCGAGGTGCTGCGCACGGCACGGGAGCGGCTGGCCGCGGAAGAGGCGCAGTCGCTCGACGACTGGGAGGCGCGGCACCGCGCGAAGGTCGAGGAGGCGCTGCGGGCCGTGGGGTACACGGACTGA
- a CDS encoding daunorubicin resistance protein DrrA family ABC transporter ATP-binding protein encodes MSGVVHAEGLVKTFGSVKALDGVDLDVPEGTVLGLLGPNGAGKTTAVQCLTTLLRPDAGTATVAGFDVVERPNDVRRVIGLSGQFAAVDEYLTGRENLEMVGRLYQLRAKPAKARAAELLDQFHLAGAADRTARTYSGGMRRRLDLAAALVVRPPVMFMDEPTTGLDPTNRQELWDVIQDLVAGGTTMLLTTQYLEEADHLAHDICVIDHGRVIARGTSDELKAQIGGERVELVVHDPARMEEAAEVLSRVAVPEAGEDAVTREAHTRGLTVPVRGGARLLVEVIRELDTRGIEIDDIGLRRPTLDDVFISLTGHVAEGDAVEEDGDHGDGDPGDGDAEADEAGTDGKERTP; translated from the coding sequence GTGAGCGGAGTCGTGCACGCCGAAGGGCTCGTGAAGACCTTCGGCTCGGTGAAGGCGCTCGACGGCGTCGATCTCGACGTGCCCGAGGGGACTGTACTCGGTCTCCTCGGCCCGAACGGAGCCGGGAAGACCACCGCGGTCCAGTGCCTGACGACGCTCCTGCGCCCCGACGCGGGCACGGCGACCGTCGCGGGCTTCGACGTCGTCGAGCGGCCGAACGACGTGCGCCGCGTGATCGGGCTCTCCGGGCAGTTCGCCGCCGTCGACGAGTACCTGACGGGGCGCGAGAACCTGGAGATGGTCGGCAGGCTCTACCAGCTCCGGGCGAAACCGGCGAAGGCGCGGGCAGCCGAACTCCTCGACCAGTTCCACCTGGCCGGGGCGGCCGACCGGACCGCCAGGACCTACAGCGGCGGGATGCGCCGCCGCCTCGACCTCGCCGCCGCGCTCGTCGTCAGGCCGCCCGTCATGTTCATGGACGAACCGACGACGGGGCTCGACCCGACCAACCGGCAGGAGCTGTGGGACGTCATCCAGGACCTCGTCGCGGGCGGCACGACGATGCTGCTCACGACGCAGTACCTGGAGGAGGCGGACCACCTCGCGCACGACATCTGCGTCATCGACCACGGCCGCGTGATCGCGCGCGGCACCTCGGACGAGCTGAAGGCGCAGATCGGCGGGGAGCGCGTGGAACTCGTGGTGCACGACCCGGCGCGCATGGAGGAGGCGGCCGAGGTCCTCTCGCGCGTCGCCGTCCCCGAGGCGGGCGAGGACGCGGTGACCCGCGAGGCGCACACGCGCGGGCTCACGGTGCCGGTACGGGGCGGGGCCCGGCTCCTCGTCGAGGTGATCCGCGAACTCGACACGCGGGGCATCGAGATCGACGACATCGGCCTGCGCCGCCCGACCCTCGACGACGTCTTCATCAGCCTGACGGGCCACGTGGCGGAGGGGGACGCGGTGGAGGAGGACGGGGACCACGGGGACGGGGACCCCGGCGACGGGGACGCGGAAGCGGACGAAGCCGGCACGGACGGCAAGGAGCGGACCCCATGA
- the mca gene encoding mycothiol conjugate amidase Mca, with product MTEKLRLMAVHAHPDDESSKGAATMAKYVAEGVDVLVVTCTGGERGSILNPKLQGDPYIEENIHEVRRKEMDEAREILGVQQTWLGYVDSGLPEGDPLPPLPEGCFGLVDVEEAAGRLVREIRSFRPQVVTTYDENGGYPHPDHIMTHRISMAAFDGAADAERFPEAEFGPVFQPAKLYYNQGFNRQRTEALHEALLARGLESPYGDWLKRWEESERTERTLTTFVPAADYFEIRDKALIAHATQIDPDGGWFRIPMEIQKEVWPTEDFELAKSLVETSLPEDDLFAGIRDNG from the coding sequence TTGACTGAGAAGCTGCGCCTGATGGCCGTGCACGCCCACCCCGACGACGAGTCCAGCAAGGGCGCCGCCACGATGGCGAAGTACGTCGCGGAGGGGGTGGACGTGCTGGTCGTCACCTGCACCGGGGGCGAGCGCGGGTCCATCCTCAACCCGAAGCTCCAGGGTGACCCCTACATCGAGGAGAACATCCACGAGGTCCGCCGGAAGGAGATGGACGAGGCCCGCGAGATCCTCGGCGTCCAGCAGACGTGGCTCGGCTACGTCGACTCCGGCCTCCCCGAGGGCGACCCGCTGCCGCCGCTCCCGGAGGGCTGCTTCGGGCTCGTGGACGTCGAGGAGGCGGCCGGGCGGCTCGTGCGCGAGATCCGCTCCTTCCGCCCGCAGGTCGTCACGACCTACGACGAGAACGGGGGCTACCCGCACCCCGACCACATCATGACCCACAGGATCAGCATGGCGGCCTTCGACGGCGCGGCCGACGCGGAGCGCTTCCCCGAGGCGGAGTTCGGCCCCGTCTTCCAGCCCGCGAAGCTCTACTACAACCAGGGCTTCAACCGCCAGCGCACCGAGGCGCTGCACGAGGCGCTGCTCGCGCGCGGCCTGGAGTCCCCGTACGGCGACTGGCTCAAGCGCTGGGAGGAGTCGGAGCGCACCGAGCGCACGCTGACCACCTTCGTCCCGGCCGCCGACTACTTCGAGATCCGCGACAAGGCGCTCATCGCGCACGCCACGCAGATCGACCCGGACGGCGGCTGGTTCCGCATCCCGATGGAGATCCAGAAGGAGGTCTGGCCGACCGAGGACTTCGAGCTGGCGAAGTCTCTGGTCGAAACGTCCCTCCCCGAGGACGACCTCTTTGCGGGCATCCGTGACAATGGCTGA
- a CDS encoding DUF1702 family protein codes for MARTIGSLRRTLFAPPLAEVSFARRGFPPLPADSPAAGLQAVPRAVVCGFEWAIEAKGLDDLAPRLELVDVEQRGFAYEGATMACTVLDAMGRRGDRTRTLLQGPGRPHVLLAYIGIGFAMARLPRVLWKKVLPDLPGQPYHPVMSWLAVDGYGFDLAYFHTRRWVKEQRVPAAYPWQGAPEYFPRAVDQGIGRALWFIHGARPERVDAAVRAFAGHRQADLWSGVGLAAAFAGGCDADGFAALRRLAGGHRPELAQGAVFAIRARDLAGHVPAHTTLAARALTDLSVPAAVALADDCAVRDEAPGPVPAYERWRGALSTRLGPRTHDRT; via the coding sequence GTGGCGAGAACTATCGGATCGCTCCGGCGGACACTGTTCGCCCCACCGCTCGCGGAAGTCTCCTTCGCGCGACGCGGGTTTCCCCCGCTACCCGCCGACAGCCCCGCGGCCGGGCTCCAGGCGGTGCCCCGCGCCGTGGTCTGCGGTTTCGAGTGGGCCATCGAGGCCAAAGGGCTGGACGACCTGGCGCCCCGGCTGGAACTGGTCGACGTCGAGCAGCGCGGCTTCGCCTACGAGGGCGCGACGATGGCGTGCACCGTGCTGGACGCCATGGGGCGTCGCGGCGACCGCACCCGGACCCTGCTCCAGGGGCCCGGCCGTCCGCACGTCCTGCTGGCCTACATCGGCATCGGCTTCGCCATGGCGCGGCTGCCGCGCGTGCTGTGGAAGAAGGTGCTCCCCGACCTCCCCGGCCAGCCGTACCACCCCGTGATGAGCTGGCTGGCGGTGGACGGCTACGGCTTCGACCTCGCCTACTTCCACACCCGCCGCTGGGTGAAGGAGCAGCGGGTCCCGGCGGCCTACCCGTGGCAGGGCGCGCCCGAGTACTTCCCGCGCGCCGTGGACCAGGGCATCGGCCGGGCGCTGTGGTTCATCCACGGAGCCCGGCCTGAGCGGGTCGATGCCGCCGTACGTGCCTTCGCCGGTCACCGGCAGGCGGACCTGTGGAGCGGGGTCGGGCTCGCCGCCGCCTTCGCGGGCGGCTGCGACGCCGACGGCTTCGCGGCCCTGCGCCGGCTGGCGGGCGGCCACCGGCCCGAACTGGCCCAGGGCGCGGTCTTCGCGATCCGCGCCCGCGACCTGGCCGGGCACGTGCCCGCGCACACCACCCTCGCCGCCCGCGCCCTGACCGACCTCTCGGTCCCGGCGGCGGTCGCCCTGGCCGACGACTGCGCCGTCCGGGACGAGGCTCCGGGACCGGTCCCGGCCTACGAGCGCTGGAGAGGCGCGCTCAGCACCCGACTCGGCCCGCGCACCCACGACCGAACCTGA
- a CDS encoding YdeI/OmpD-associated family protein, whose protein sequence is MAEPSSAQDPVLGFATRADWEEWLEQHHAVAPGVWLRIPKKGSGLVGVDYATALESALCFGWIDGHKKKLDERHWLQRFSPRRPTSKWSQVNRDKVARLVEEGRMRASGLAEVERAKADGRWAAAYASPSKAVVPDDLRAALDAVPAAAAFFATLDSGNRYAILYRVEDAKRPQTRASRIEKFVAMLAEGRKPRP, encoded by the coding sequence ATGGCTGAACCATCGAGCGCGCAGGACCCGGTTCTCGGCTTCGCCACCCGGGCGGACTGGGAGGAGTGGCTGGAGCAGCACCACGCCGTGGCCCCGGGGGTGTGGCTGCGCATCCCGAAGAAGGGCTCCGGGCTGGTCGGTGTCGACTACGCCACGGCGCTGGAGTCGGCGCTGTGCTTCGGCTGGATCGACGGGCACAAGAAGAAGCTGGACGAGCGGCACTGGTTGCAGCGCTTCAGCCCGCGGCGACCCACCAGCAAGTGGTCCCAGGTGAACCGGGACAAGGTGGCCCGCCTCGTCGAGGAGGGCCGGATGCGGGCGTCCGGTCTCGCCGAGGTCGAGAGGGCCAAGGCGGACGGCCGCTGGGCGGCGGCGTACGCGAGCCCGAGCAAGGCCGTGGTGCCCGACGACCTCCGGGCCGCGCTCGACGCGGTGCCCGCCGCCGCCGCGTTCTTCGCCACGCTCGACAGCGGCAACCGCTACGCGATCCTCTACCGCGTCGAGGACGCCAAGAGGCCGCAGACCCGCGCCTCCCGGATCGAGAAGTTCGTCGCGATGCTCGCCGAGGGCAGGAAGCCCCGCCCCTGA
- a CDS encoding ABC transporter permease: MSALTGSPRAGGVGQSARDSLIVARRNLRRMTRIPETILFGIIQPVMFVVLFTYVFGGSIAIPGAGVSANAYKQFLMAGIFAQTVTFATASSSAGIAEDMSKGIVDRFRSLPMARGAVLTGRTLADLVQTAVTLVVLAAVALLVGWRTHENIGKVLAGFGLLLLLGYAFTWIGALIGLSVRTPEAATSGGIIWLFPLTFISNAFVPVNGMPKVLQYVAEWNPFSATVAAARELFGNTIDGVPKSVTGAWPMEHPVWASLIWSVLITVAFRALAVRKYRRVA, from the coding sequence ATGAGCGCCCTCACCGGCTCCCCGCGCGCGGGCGGCGTCGGCCAGTCCGCCCGGGACTCGCTGATCGTCGCGCGCAGGAACCTGCGCCGCATGACCCGGATTCCCGAGACCATCCTCTTCGGGATCATTCAGCCGGTCATGTTCGTCGTGCTGTTCACGTACGTCTTCGGCGGCTCGATCGCCATCCCGGGCGCGGGCGTCAGCGCGAACGCCTACAAGCAGTTCCTGATGGCGGGCATCTTCGCGCAGACCGTCACCTTCGCGACCGCGAGCTCCAGCGCGGGGATCGCTGAGGACATGAGCAAGGGCATCGTCGACCGCTTCCGCTCGCTGCCCATGGCGCGCGGCGCGGTCCTCACGGGCCGTACCCTCGCCGACCTCGTGCAGACGGCCGTGACCCTGGTGGTGCTCGCCGCCGTGGCCCTGCTCGTCGGCTGGCGCACGCACGAGAACATCGGCAAGGTGCTCGCGGGCTTCGGCCTGCTGCTCCTCCTCGGCTACGCCTTCACGTGGATCGGCGCGCTCATCGGGCTGTCGGTGCGGACCCCGGAGGCGGCGACGTCGGGCGGGATCATCTGGCTCTTCCCGCTGACGTTCATCTCGAACGCCTTCGTCCCGGTCAACGGGATGCCGAAGGTCCTCCAGTACGTCGCCGAGTGGAACCCCTTCAGCGCGACGGTCGCCGCGGCCCGCGAGCTGTTCGGCAACACGATCGACGGCGTCCCGAAGTCCGTGACCGGCGCGTGGCCGATGGAACACCCGGTGTGGGCCTCGCTGATCTGGTCCGTCCTGATCACGGTGGCGTTCCGGGCGCTGGCGGTGCGGAAGTACCGGCGGGTGGCGTAG
- the greA gene encoding transcription elongation factor GreA, with protein MTQTSENVTWLTQEAYNRLKEELEYLSGPARTEIAKKIEEAREEGDLRENGGYHAAKEEQGKQELRVRQLTQLLQHAKVGEAPADDGIVEPGMVVTIAFDGDEDDTLTFLMASREYASSDIETYSPQSPLGTGVNGKKVGDTAEYELPNGKKASVKILDAKPYKG; from the coding sequence GTGACCCAGACGAGCGAAAACGTCACCTGGCTGACCCAGGAGGCGTACAACCGGCTCAAGGAGGAGCTGGAGTACCTGTCTGGTCCGGCGCGCACCGAGATCGCGAAGAAGATCGAGGAAGCGCGTGAGGAGGGCGACCTGCGCGAGAACGGCGGGTACCACGCGGCCAAGGAGGAGCAGGGCAAGCAGGAGCTGCGCGTCCGCCAGCTCACGCAGCTGCTCCAGCACGCCAAGGTCGGGGAGGCCCCCGCCGACGACGGCATCGTCGAGCCGGGCATGGTCGTCACGATCGCCTTCGACGGCGACGAGGACGACACCCTCACCTTCCTCATGGCCTCGCGCGAGTACGCCAGCTCCGACATCGAGACCTACTCCCCGCAGTCGCCCCTCGGTACCGGCGTCAACGGCAAGAAGGTCGGCGACACCGCCGAGTACGAGCTGCCCAACGGCAAGAAGGCATCGGTGAAGATCCTCGACGCCAAGCCGTACAAGGGCTGA